A portion of the Equus quagga isolate Etosha38 chromosome 17, UCLA_HA_Equagga_1.0, whole genome shotgun sequence genome contains these proteins:
- the PATL1 gene encoding protein PAT1 homolog 1 isoform X4, with product MFRYESLEDCPLDEDEDAFQGLGEEDEEIDQFNDDTFGSGAVDDDWQEAHERLAELEEKLPAAVNEQTGNGERDEMDLLGDHEENLAERLSKMVIENELEDPAIMTAVQTRPVLQPQPGSLNSSIWDGSEVLRRIRGPLLAQEMPAVSVLEYALPQRTPQAPEDDRDLSERALPRRSTSPVIGSPPVRAVPIGTPPKQMAVPSFTQQILCPKPVHVRPPMPPRYPAPYGERMSPNQLCSVPLQPGRMSPSQFARVPGFVGSPLAAAMNPKLLQGRVGQMLPPAPGFRAFFSAPPPATPPPPQQHPPGPGPHLQNLRSQAPMFRPDTTHLHPQHRRLLHQRQQQNRNQHRNLNGAGDRGSHRSSHHDHLRKDPYANLMLQREKDWVSKIQMMQLQSTDPYLDDFYYQNYFEKLEKLSAAEEVQGDGPKKERTKLITPQVAKLEHTYKPVQFEGSLGKLTVSSVNNPRKMIDAVVTSRSEDDETKEKQVRDKRRKTLVIIEKTYSLLLDVEDYERRYLLSLEEERPALMEERKHKICSMYDNLRGKLPGQERPSDDHFVQIMCIRKGKRMVARILPFLSTEQAADILMTTARSLPFLIKKDAQDEVLPCLLSPFSLLVYHLPSVTVTSLLQQLMNLPQSAAAPAPSNPHLTAVLQNKFGLSLLLVVLSRGEDLQSSDPAAESTQNNQWTEVMFTATQELLRIPQAALAKPISIPTNLVSLFSRYVDRQKLNLLETKLQLVQGIR from the exons ATGTTCCGCTACGAG tctTTGGAGGATTGTCCTCTGGATGAAGATGAAGATGCATTTcagggcctgggagaggaagatgaagagaTTGATCAATTTAATGATGATACATTTGGGTCAGGTGCAGTTG ATGATGATTGGCAGGAAGCACATGAGCGCCTGGCTGAACTGGAAGAGAAGCTCCCAGCGGCCGTTAATGAACAAACAGGCAATGGAGAAAGGGATGAGATGGACTTGTTGGGTGACCATGAGGAGAATCTGGCAGAAAGGCTCAGTAAGATGGTGATTGAAAATGAACTAGAAGATCCAGCTATCATGACGGCTGTGCAGACCAGGCCAGTTTTGCAA cCCCAACCAGGAAGTCTCAATTCCAGCATCTGGGATGGATCTGAAGTTCTGAGGCGAATCCGAGGACCGCTGCTTGCTCAG GAAATGCCTGCAGTGTCTGTATTAGAATATGCCTTGCCTCAGAGGACCCCACAGGCCCCCGAAGACGATCGGGACCTTTCTGAGCGTGCATTACCACGGCGGTCAACGTCACCTGTCATTGGGAGTCCTCCTGTTAGAGCTGTCCCCATAGGCACCCCACCCAAGCAGATGGCTGTACCCAGCTTCACCCAGCAG ATTCTGTGCCCGAAACCTGTCCATGTTCGGCCCCCAATGCCACCGCGTTATCCTGCTCCCTATGGTGAGAGGATGTCTCCAAACCAGCTCTGCAGTGTCCCG CTGCAGCCTGGACGGATGTCTCCCAGCCAGTTTGCACGGGTCCCTGGATTTGTTGGCAGTCCACTTGCTGCTGCCATGAATCCCAAATTGCTGCAAGGGCGAGTTGGGCAGATGCTTCCCCCCGCACCAGGCTTCCGTGCCTTCTTTAGTGCTCCACCCCCCGCTACCCCACCTCCTCCACAGCAGCACCCCCCTGGCCCAGGACCTCACCTGCAAAACCTAAG ATCTCAGGCCCCAATGTTTAGACCAGACACAACTCACCTTCATCCACAGCACCGTCGACTCTTGCATCAGAGACAACAGCAGAACAGAAA TCAGCATCGGAACCTCAATGGTGCGGGAGATAGAGGAAGTCACCGGAGCAGTCATCACGATCATCTCCGGAAGGATCCATATGCCAATCTCATGTTGCAGCGAGAAAAGGATTGGGTCTCTAAAATCCAGATGATGCAGCTGCAAAGCACTGATCCCTACCTGGATGATTTTTATTATCAG AATTACTTTGAAAAACTGGAGAAACTGTCAGCTGCTGAAGAAGTGCAAGGTGATGGCCCTAAAAAGGAGCGCACCAAGCTCATTACCCCTCAGGTGGCCAAACTGGAGCACACCTATAAGCCAG TGCAGTTTGAGGGCTCTTTGGGAAAGCTGACTGTCTCCAGTGTGAATAATCCCCGAAAAATGATTGATGCTGTTGTGACATCTCGGAGTGAAGATGAT gagacaaaggaaaaacaggTTCGGGACAAGAGACGAAAAACCCTTGTCATAATTGAGAAA ACCTATAGTTTACTCCTGGATGTGGAGGATTATGAAAGGCGGTATCTCCTAAGTCTAGAAGAAGAGCGACCAGCcctgatggaagaaagaaaacacaaaatttgcAGCATGTATGACAACTTAAGGGGGAAATTGCCCGGTCAAGAGAG GCCAAGTGATGACCACTTTGTACAGATCATGTGTATCCgaaaagggaagagaatggtTGCCCgcattcttcctttcctctccacaGAGCAAGCAGCTGACATTCTCATGACAACAGCTAGGAGCCTCCCTTTTCTCATCAAGAAGGATGCACAAGATGAG gTGCTGCCATGCTTACTgagtcccttctctctcctcgTCTATCATCTTCCATCAGTGACTGTCACCAGCCTTCTGCAACAGCTGATGAACCTACCTCAGAGCGCAGCTGCACCAGCACCCTCTAATCCCCACCTCACTGCTGTGCTCCAGAACAAG TTTGGCCTGTCACTGCTCCTCGTCGTCCTGAGCCGTGGGGAAGACCTACAGAGTTCAGACCCTGCTGCAGAATCAACGCAAAACAACCAGTG GACGGAGGTGATGTTCACAGCAACCCAAGAACTTCTGCGCAtcccccaggcagccctggccaAGCCAATCTCTATACCCACAAACCTAGTATCCCTCTTTTCTCGCTATGTTGACCGACAGAAACTGAACTTGCTGGAGACAAAACTGCA GCTAGTTCAGGGGATACGATAA
- the PATL1 gene encoding protein PAT1 homolog 1 isoform X3 produces the protein MFRYESLEDCPLDEDEDAFQGLGEEDEEIDQFNDDTFGSGAVDDDWQEAHERLAELEEKLPAAVNEQTGNGERDEMDLLGDHEENLAERLSKMVIENELEDPAIMTAVQTRPVLQPQPGSLNSSIWDGSEVLRRIRGPLLAQEMPAVSVLEYALPQRTPQAPEDDRDLSERALPRRSTSPVIGSPPVRAVPIGTPPKQMAVPSFTQQPVQSCSIDFPPPETSSCKGRPIWKILCPKPVHVRPPMPPRYPAPYGERMSPNQLCSVPLQPGRMSPSQFARVPGFVGSPLAAAMNPKLLQGRVGQMLPPAPGFRAFFSAPPPATPPPPQQHPPGPGPHLQNLRSQAPMFRPDTTHLHPQHRRLLHQRQQQNRNQHRNLNGAGDRGSHRSSHHDHLRKDPYANLMLQREKDWVSKIQMMQLQSTDPYLDDFYYQNYFEKLEKLSAAEEVQGDGPKKERTKLITPQVAKLEHTYKPVQFEGSLGKLTVSSVNNPRKMIDAVVTSRSEDDETKEKQVRDKRRKTLVIIEKTYSLLLDVEDYERRYLLSLEEERPALMEERKHKICSMYDNLRGKLPGQERPSDDHFVQIMCIRKGKRMVARILPFLSTEQAADILMTTARSLPFLIKKDAQDEVLPCLLSPFSLLVYHLPSVTVTSLLQQLMNLPQSAAAPAPSNPHLTAVLQNKFGLSLLLVVLSRGEDLQSSDPAAESTQNNQWTEVMFTATQELLRIPQAALAKPISIPTNLVSLFSRYVDRQKLNLLETKLQLVQGIR, from the exons ATGTTCCGCTACGAG tctTTGGAGGATTGTCCTCTGGATGAAGATGAAGATGCATTTcagggcctgggagaggaagatgaagagaTTGATCAATTTAATGATGATACATTTGGGTCAGGTGCAGTTG ATGATGATTGGCAGGAAGCACATGAGCGCCTGGCTGAACTGGAAGAGAAGCTCCCAGCGGCCGTTAATGAACAAACAGGCAATGGAGAAAGGGATGAGATGGACTTGTTGGGTGACCATGAGGAGAATCTGGCAGAAAGGCTCAGTAAGATGGTGATTGAAAATGAACTAGAAGATCCAGCTATCATGACGGCTGTGCAGACCAGGCCAGTTTTGCAA cCCCAACCAGGAAGTCTCAATTCCAGCATCTGGGATGGATCTGAAGTTCTGAGGCGAATCCGAGGACCGCTGCTTGCTCAG GAAATGCCTGCAGTGTCTGTATTAGAATATGCCTTGCCTCAGAGGACCCCACAGGCCCCCGAAGACGATCGGGACCTTTCTGAGCGTGCATTACCACGGCGGTCAACGTCACCTGTCATTGGGAGTCCTCCTGTTAGAGCTGTCCCCATAGGCACCCCACCCAAGCAGATGGCTGTACCCAGCTTCACCCAGCAG CCTGTGCAGTCCTGTTCCATAGACTTTCCTCCACCTGAAACCAGCAGCTGCAAAGGAAGGCCAATTTGGAAG ATTCTGTGCCCGAAACCTGTCCATGTTCGGCCCCCAATGCCACCGCGTTATCCTGCTCCCTATGGTGAGAGGATGTCTCCAAACCAGCTCTGCAGTGTCCCG CTGCAGCCTGGACGGATGTCTCCCAGCCAGTTTGCACGGGTCCCTGGATTTGTTGGCAGTCCACTTGCTGCTGCCATGAATCCCAAATTGCTGCAAGGGCGAGTTGGGCAGATGCTTCCCCCCGCACCAGGCTTCCGTGCCTTCTTTAGTGCTCCACCCCCCGCTACCCCACCTCCTCCACAGCAGCACCCCCCTGGCCCAGGACCTCACCTGCAAAACCTAAG ATCTCAGGCCCCAATGTTTAGACCAGACACAACTCACCTTCATCCACAGCACCGTCGACTCTTGCATCAGAGACAACAGCAGAACAGAAA TCAGCATCGGAACCTCAATGGTGCGGGAGATAGAGGAAGTCACCGGAGCAGTCATCACGATCATCTCCGGAAGGATCCATATGCCAATCTCATGTTGCAGCGAGAAAAGGATTGGGTCTCTAAAATCCAGATGATGCAGCTGCAAAGCACTGATCCCTACCTGGATGATTTTTATTATCAG AATTACTTTGAAAAACTGGAGAAACTGTCAGCTGCTGAAGAAGTGCAAGGTGATGGCCCTAAAAAGGAGCGCACCAAGCTCATTACCCCTCAGGTGGCCAAACTGGAGCACACCTATAAGCCAG TGCAGTTTGAGGGCTCTTTGGGAAAGCTGACTGTCTCCAGTGTGAATAATCCCCGAAAAATGATTGATGCTGTTGTGACATCTCGGAGTGAAGATGAT gagacaaaggaaaaacaggTTCGGGACAAGAGACGAAAAACCCTTGTCATAATTGAGAAA ACCTATAGTTTACTCCTGGATGTGGAGGATTATGAAAGGCGGTATCTCCTAAGTCTAGAAGAAGAGCGACCAGCcctgatggaagaaagaaaacacaaaatttgcAGCATGTATGACAACTTAAGGGGGAAATTGCCCGGTCAAGAGAG GCCAAGTGATGACCACTTTGTACAGATCATGTGTATCCgaaaagggaagagaatggtTGCCCgcattcttcctttcctctccacaGAGCAAGCAGCTGACATTCTCATGACAACAGCTAGGAGCCTCCCTTTTCTCATCAAGAAGGATGCACAAGATGAG gTGCTGCCATGCTTACTgagtcccttctctctcctcgTCTATCATCTTCCATCAGTGACTGTCACCAGCCTTCTGCAACAGCTGATGAACCTACCTCAGAGCGCAGCTGCACCAGCACCCTCTAATCCCCACCTCACTGCTGTGCTCCAGAACAAG TTTGGCCTGTCACTGCTCCTCGTCGTCCTGAGCCGTGGGGAAGACCTACAGAGTTCAGACCCTGCTGCAGAATCAACGCAAAACAACCAGTG GACGGAGGTGATGTTCACAGCAACCCAAGAACTTCTGCGCAtcccccaggcagccctggccaAGCCAATCTCTATACCCACAAACCTAGTATCCCTCTTTTCTCGCTATGTTGACCGACAGAAACTGAACTTGCTGGAGACAAAACTGCA GCTAGTTCAGGGGATACGATAA
- the PATL1 gene encoding protein PAT1 homolog 1 isoform X2, whose amino-acid sequence MFRYESLEDCPLDEDEDAFQGLGEEDEEIDQFNDDTFGSGAVDDDWQEAHERLAELEEKLPAAVNEQTGNGERDEMDLLGDHEENLAERLSKMVIENELEDPAIMTAVQTRPVLQPQPGSLNSSIWDGSEVLRRIRGPLLAQEMPAVSVLEYALPQRTPQAPEDDRDLSERALPRRSTSPVIGSPPVRAVPIGTPPKQMAVPSFTQQILCPKPVHVRPPMPPRYPAPYGERMSPNQLCSVPNSSLLGHPFPPSVPPVLSPLQRAQLLGGAQLQPGRMSPSQFARVPGFVGSPLAAAMNPKLLQGRVGQMLPPAPGFRAFFSAPPPATPPPPQQHPPGPGPHLQNLRSQAPMFRPDTTHLHPQHRRLLHQRQQQNRNQHRNLNGAGDRGSHRSSHHDHLRKDPYANLMLQREKDWVSKIQMMQLQSTDPYLDDFYYQNYFEKLEKLSAAEEVQGDGPKKERTKLITPQVAKLEHTYKPVQFEGSLGKLTVSSVNNPRKMIDAVVTSRSEDDETKEKQVRDKRRKTLVIIEKTYSLLLDVEDYERRYLLSLEEERPALMEERKHKICSMYDNLRGKLPGQERPSDDHFVQIMCIRKGKRMVARILPFLSTEQAADILMTTARSLPFLIKKDAQDEVLPCLLSPFSLLVYHLPSVTVTSLLQQLMNLPQSAAAPAPSNPHLTAVLQNKFGLSLLLVVLSRGEDLQSSDPAAESTQNNQWTEVMFTATQELLRIPQAALAKPISIPTNLVSLFSRYVDRQKLNLLETKLQLVQGIR is encoded by the exons ATGTTCCGCTACGAG tctTTGGAGGATTGTCCTCTGGATGAAGATGAAGATGCATTTcagggcctgggagaggaagatgaagagaTTGATCAATTTAATGATGATACATTTGGGTCAGGTGCAGTTG ATGATGATTGGCAGGAAGCACATGAGCGCCTGGCTGAACTGGAAGAGAAGCTCCCAGCGGCCGTTAATGAACAAACAGGCAATGGAGAAAGGGATGAGATGGACTTGTTGGGTGACCATGAGGAGAATCTGGCAGAAAGGCTCAGTAAGATGGTGATTGAAAATGAACTAGAAGATCCAGCTATCATGACGGCTGTGCAGACCAGGCCAGTTTTGCAA cCCCAACCAGGAAGTCTCAATTCCAGCATCTGGGATGGATCTGAAGTTCTGAGGCGAATCCGAGGACCGCTGCTTGCTCAG GAAATGCCTGCAGTGTCTGTATTAGAATATGCCTTGCCTCAGAGGACCCCACAGGCCCCCGAAGACGATCGGGACCTTTCTGAGCGTGCATTACCACGGCGGTCAACGTCACCTGTCATTGGGAGTCCTCCTGTTAGAGCTGTCCCCATAGGCACCCCACCCAAGCAGATGGCTGTACCCAGCTTCACCCAGCAG ATTCTGTGCCCGAAACCTGTCCATGTTCGGCCCCCAATGCCACCGCGTTATCCTGCTCCCTATGGTGAGAGGATGTCTCCAAACCAGCTCTGCAGTGTCCCG aacTCTTCCCTACTGGGTCACCCTTTCCCTCCTAGTGTTCCTCCTGTTCTCAGCCCCCTCCAGAGAGCACAGCTTCTTGGAGGAGCACAG CTGCAGCCTGGACGGATGTCTCCCAGCCAGTTTGCACGGGTCCCTGGATTTGTTGGCAGTCCACTTGCTGCTGCCATGAATCCCAAATTGCTGCAAGGGCGAGTTGGGCAGATGCTTCCCCCCGCACCAGGCTTCCGTGCCTTCTTTAGTGCTCCACCCCCCGCTACCCCACCTCCTCCACAGCAGCACCCCCCTGGCCCAGGACCTCACCTGCAAAACCTAAG ATCTCAGGCCCCAATGTTTAGACCAGACACAACTCACCTTCATCCACAGCACCGTCGACTCTTGCATCAGAGACAACAGCAGAACAGAAA TCAGCATCGGAACCTCAATGGTGCGGGAGATAGAGGAAGTCACCGGAGCAGTCATCACGATCATCTCCGGAAGGATCCATATGCCAATCTCATGTTGCAGCGAGAAAAGGATTGGGTCTCTAAAATCCAGATGATGCAGCTGCAAAGCACTGATCCCTACCTGGATGATTTTTATTATCAG AATTACTTTGAAAAACTGGAGAAACTGTCAGCTGCTGAAGAAGTGCAAGGTGATGGCCCTAAAAAGGAGCGCACCAAGCTCATTACCCCTCAGGTGGCCAAACTGGAGCACACCTATAAGCCAG TGCAGTTTGAGGGCTCTTTGGGAAAGCTGACTGTCTCCAGTGTGAATAATCCCCGAAAAATGATTGATGCTGTTGTGACATCTCGGAGTGAAGATGAT gagacaaaggaaaaacaggTTCGGGACAAGAGACGAAAAACCCTTGTCATAATTGAGAAA ACCTATAGTTTACTCCTGGATGTGGAGGATTATGAAAGGCGGTATCTCCTAAGTCTAGAAGAAGAGCGACCAGCcctgatggaagaaagaaaacacaaaatttgcAGCATGTATGACAACTTAAGGGGGAAATTGCCCGGTCAAGAGAG GCCAAGTGATGACCACTTTGTACAGATCATGTGTATCCgaaaagggaagagaatggtTGCCCgcattcttcctttcctctccacaGAGCAAGCAGCTGACATTCTCATGACAACAGCTAGGAGCCTCCCTTTTCTCATCAAGAAGGATGCACAAGATGAG gTGCTGCCATGCTTACTgagtcccttctctctcctcgTCTATCATCTTCCATCAGTGACTGTCACCAGCCTTCTGCAACAGCTGATGAACCTACCTCAGAGCGCAGCTGCACCAGCACCCTCTAATCCCCACCTCACTGCTGTGCTCCAGAACAAG TTTGGCCTGTCACTGCTCCTCGTCGTCCTGAGCCGTGGGGAAGACCTACAGAGTTCAGACCCTGCTGCAGAATCAACGCAAAACAACCAGTG GACGGAGGTGATGTTCACAGCAACCCAAGAACTTCTGCGCAtcccccaggcagccctggccaAGCCAATCTCTATACCCACAAACCTAGTATCCCTCTTTTCTCGCTATGTTGACCGACAGAAACTGAACTTGCTGGAGACAAAACTGCA GCTAGTTCAGGGGATACGATAA
- the PATL1 gene encoding protein PAT1 homolog 1 isoform X1, producing the protein MFRYESLEDCPLDEDEDAFQGLGEEDEEIDQFNDDTFGSGAVDDDWQEAHERLAELEEKLPAAVNEQTGNGERDEMDLLGDHEENLAERLSKMVIENELEDPAIMTAVQTRPVLQPQPGSLNSSIWDGSEVLRRIRGPLLAQEMPAVSVLEYALPQRTPQAPEDDRDLSERALPRRSTSPVIGSPPVRAVPIGTPPKQMAVPSFTQQPVQSCSIDFPPPETSSCKGRPIWKILCPKPVHVRPPMPPRYPAPYGERMSPNQLCSVPNSSLLGHPFPPSVPPVLSPLQRAQLLGGAQLQPGRMSPSQFARVPGFVGSPLAAAMNPKLLQGRVGQMLPPAPGFRAFFSAPPPATPPPPQQHPPGPGPHLQNLRSQAPMFRPDTTHLHPQHRRLLHQRQQQNRNQHRNLNGAGDRGSHRSSHHDHLRKDPYANLMLQREKDWVSKIQMMQLQSTDPYLDDFYYQNYFEKLEKLSAAEEVQGDGPKKERTKLITPQVAKLEHTYKPVQFEGSLGKLTVSSVNNPRKMIDAVVTSRSEDDETKEKQVRDKRRKTLVIIEKTYSLLLDVEDYERRYLLSLEEERPALMEERKHKICSMYDNLRGKLPGQERPSDDHFVQIMCIRKGKRMVARILPFLSTEQAADILMTTARSLPFLIKKDAQDEVLPCLLSPFSLLVYHLPSVTVTSLLQQLMNLPQSAAAPAPSNPHLTAVLQNKFGLSLLLVVLSRGEDLQSSDPAAESTQNNQWTEVMFTATQELLRIPQAALAKPISIPTNLVSLFSRYVDRQKLNLLETKLQLVQGIR; encoded by the exons ATGTTCCGCTACGAG tctTTGGAGGATTGTCCTCTGGATGAAGATGAAGATGCATTTcagggcctgggagaggaagatgaagagaTTGATCAATTTAATGATGATACATTTGGGTCAGGTGCAGTTG ATGATGATTGGCAGGAAGCACATGAGCGCCTGGCTGAACTGGAAGAGAAGCTCCCAGCGGCCGTTAATGAACAAACAGGCAATGGAGAAAGGGATGAGATGGACTTGTTGGGTGACCATGAGGAGAATCTGGCAGAAAGGCTCAGTAAGATGGTGATTGAAAATGAACTAGAAGATCCAGCTATCATGACGGCTGTGCAGACCAGGCCAGTTTTGCAA cCCCAACCAGGAAGTCTCAATTCCAGCATCTGGGATGGATCTGAAGTTCTGAGGCGAATCCGAGGACCGCTGCTTGCTCAG GAAATGCCTGCAGTGTCTGTATTAGAATATGCCTTGCCTCAGAGGACCCCACAGGCCCCCGAAGACGATCGGGACCTTTCTGAGCGTGCATTACCACGGCGGTCAACGTCACCTGTCATTGGGAGTCCTCCTGTTAGAGCTGTCCCCATAGGCACCCCACCCAAGCAGATGGCTGTACCCAGCTTCACCCAGCAG CCTGTGCAGTCCTGTTCCATAGACTTTCCTCCACCTGAAACCAGCAGCTGCAAAGGAAGGCCAATTTGGAAG ATTCTGTGCCCGAAACCTGTCCATGTTCGGCCCCCAATGCCACCGCGTTATCCTGCTCCCTATGGTGAGAGGATGTCTCCAAACCAGCTCTGCAGTGTCCCG aacTCTTCCCTACTGGGTCACCCTTTCCCTCCTAGTGTTCCTCCTGTTCTCAGCCCCCTCCAGAGAGCACAGCTTCTTGGAGGAGCACAG CTGCAGCCTGGACGGATGTCTCCCAGCCAGTTTGCACGGGTCCCTGGATTTGTTGGCAGTCCACTTGCTGCTGCCATGAATCCCAAATTGCTGCAAGGGCGAGTTGGGCAGATGCTTCCCCCCGCACCAGGCTTCCGTGCCTTCTTTAGTGCTCCACCCCCCGCTACCCCACCTCCTCCACAGCAGCACCCCCCTGGCCCAGGACCTCACCTGCAAAACCTAAG ATCTCAGGCCCCAATGTTTAGACCAGACACAACTCACCTTCATCCACAGCACCGTCGACTCTTGCATCAGAGACAACAGCAGAACAGAAA TCAGCATCGGAACCTCAATGGTGCGGGAGATAGAGGAAGTCACCGGAGCAGTCATCACGATCATCTCCGGAAGGATCCATATGCCAATCTCATGTTGCAGCGAGAAAAGGATTGGGTCTCTAAAATCCAGATGATGCAGCTGCAAAGCACTGATCCCTACCTGGATGATTTTTATTATCAG AATTACTTTGAAAAACTGGAGAAACTGTCAGCTGCTGAAGAAGTGCAAGGTGATGGCCCTAAAAAGGAGCGCACCAAGCTCATTACCCCTCAGGTGGCCAAACTGGAGCACACCTATAAGCCAG TGCAGTTTGAGGGCTCTTTGGGAAAGCTGACTGTCTCCAGTGTGAATAATCCCCGAAAAATGATTGATGCTGTTGTGACATCTCGGAGTGAAGATGAT gagacaaaggaaaaacaggTTCGGGACAAGAGACGAAAAACCCTTGTCATAATTGAGAAA ACCTATAGTTTACTCCTGGATGTGGAGGATTATGAAAGGCGGTATCTCCTAAGTCTAGAAGAAGAGCGACCAGCcctgatggaagaaagaaaacacaaaatttgcAGCATGTATGACAACTTAAGGGGGAAATTGCCCGGTCAAGAGAG GCCAAGTGATGACCACTTTGTACAGATCATGTGTATCCgaaaagggaagagaatggtTGCCCgcattcttcctttcctctccacaGAGCAAGCAGCTGACATTCTCATGACAACAGCTAGGAGCCTCCCTTTTCTCATCAAGAAGGATGCACAAGATGAG gTGCTGCCATGCTTACTgagtcccttctctctcctcgTCTATCATCTTCCATCAGTGACTGTCACCAGCCTTCTGCAACAGCTGATGAACCTACCTCAGAGCGCAGCTGCACCAGCACCCTCTAATCCCCACCTCACTGCTGTGCTCCAGAACAAG TTTGGCCTGTCACTGCTCCTCGTCGTCCTGAGCCGTGGGGAAGACCTACAGAGTTCAGACCCTGCTGCAGAATCAACGCAAAACAACCAGTG GACGGAGGTGATGTTCACAGCAACCCAAGAACTTCTGCGCAtcccccaggcagccctggccaAGCCAATCTCTATACCCACAAACCTAGTATCCCTCTTTTCTCGCTATGTTGACCGACAGAAACTGAACTTGCTGGAGACAAAACTGCA GCTAGTTCAGGGGATACGATAA